A window from Dioscorea cayenensis subsp. rotundata cultivar TDr96_F1 chromosome 10, TDr96_F1_v2_PseudoChromosome.rev07_lg8_w22 25.fasta, whole genome shotgun sequence encodes these proteins:
- the LOC120269942 gene encoding uncharacterized protein LOC120269942 isoform X4, which yields MATSGDPSRPQPGTAAGGGGIPAHGVVWTTEEDEILREGLEKHYQNPTLAACEEIAAALPRKTILDVGLRCEWLLVAEKITDLSNYHMLRPLAMSSEENFLFSSQTWVLDLMRLLMRAKKTMVRREETSLTQLKIF from the exons ATGGCGACGAGCGGTGATCCATCGAGACCTCAACCTGGAACCGCCGCTGGAGGTGGTGGTATTCCGGCACACGGAGTAGTGTGGACGACCGAGGAGGATGAGATCTTGAGGGAAGGTCTCGAAAA GCACTACCAGAATCCCACTCTTGCCGCATGTGAGGAAATTGCAGCAGCATTGCCTAGAAAGACAATCCTCGATGTGGGCCTGAGGTGTGAATGGTTGTTGGTGGCA GAAAAAATCACAGATCTCTCAAATTATCACATGTTGCGGCCATTAGCAATGTCTAGTGAAG aaaattttcttttctcgtCTCAGACATGGGTCTTAGATTTGATGAGGTTATTGATGCGGGCAAAAAAG aCAATGGTGAGGCGAGAAGAAACCTCCTTGACTCAACTGAAGATATTCTGA
- the LOC120270088 gene encoding uncharacterized protein LOC120270088 isoform X2: protein MASPLMEKPSSREECRVQKYAERLDVLKINSNAEQQKKQQQQQQQLQIQQQQTATLDFLDRLFSPPTPTVSTVTTVSSASSAPTPRTPELRSMATGGYPCRPQGIITGGGDIPVNGVYGYASMGNVYNGVAIAGSSEGGRQGLQHLPQQFTVWTPDEHRIFMEGLQKYCTDPIVDKYAKIAAALPRKTIRDVALRLKWLMARKERRKRIRDGCHNSIINNNKKERIIYPSNSHALQMPHMPGDDNGDIRRTLFDLNKDIFKKVSENSQASENIELLYHALNNLFEILRINVIPDKENKMPPLPVNLNAQLVQFILQCLNKPHGEKLHK, encoded by the exons ATGGCATCACCGCTGATGGAGAAGCCAAGCAGCAGAGAGGAATGCAG AGTTCAGAAGTATGCTGAAAGACTTGATGTTCTTAAGATCAATAGCAATGCAGAGCAACAAaagaagcagcagcagcagcagcagcaattGCAAATCCAGCAGCAGCAAACAGCAACCTTGGATTTCTTAGACCGGCTGTTTTCACCGCCAACACCGACGGTGAGCACTGTCACAACGGTGTCTTCGGCCTCTTCTGCGCCAACTCCAAG AACGCCGGAGCTCAGATCGATGGCAACGGGCGGCTACCCATGCAGACCTCAGGGGATCATCACCGGCGGTGGGGATATTCCGGTGAACGGAGTATATGGCTATGCGTCCATGGGAAACGTTTATAATGGCGTGGCGATCGCAGGGAGCAGCGAGGGCGGGCGGCAAGGCTTGCAGCATCTGCCCCAGCAGTTCACGGTGTGGACGCCAGACGAGCATAGGATCTTCATGGAAGGTCTCCAAAA GTACTGCACAGATCCAATTGTTGATAAATATGCCAAAATTGCGGCAGCATTGCCTCGAAAGACAATTCGAGATGTGGCCTTGAGGCTCAAATGGTTGATGGCT agaaaagaaaggagaaagagaaTTAGAGATGGCTGCCATAAttcaataataaacaataataaaaag GAAAGGATCATATATCCGTCAAATTCTCATGCATTGCAAATGCCACACATGCCCGGCGATG ataATGGTGATATCAGAAGAACGCTCTTTGACTTGAATAAAGATATTTTCAAGAAAGTCAGTGAAAATTCTCAG gCAAGCGAAAACATCGAACTTCTCTACCATGCATTGAACAATCTTTTCGAAATTTTGAG GATCAATGTTATCCCggacaaagaaaataaaatgccacCACTTCCTGTGAATTTGAATGCCCAGCTTGTGCAGTTCATACTCCAGTGTTTAAATAAACCTCACGGTGAAAAATTACACAAGTGA
- the LOC120269942 gene encoding uncharacterized protein LOC120269942 isoform X2, with amino-acid sequence MATSGDPSRPQPGTAAGGGGIPAHGVVWTTEEDEILREGLEKHYQNPTLAACEEIAAALPRKTILDVGLRCEWLLVAEKITDLSNYHMLRPLAMSSEDNGEARRNLLDSTEDILKKVRENPQTNENMELLYCALKNIVKFMEYY; translated from the exons ATGGCGACGAGCGGTGATCCATCGAGACCTCAACCTGGAACCGCCGCTGGAGGTGGTGGTATTCCGGCACACGGAGTAGTGTGGACGACCGAGGAGGATGAGATCTTGAGGGAAGGTCTCGAAAA GCACTACCAGAATCCCACTCTTGCCGCATGTGAGGAAATTGCAGCAGCATTGCCTAGAAAGACAATCCTCGATGTGGGCCTGAGGTGTGAATGGTTGTTGGTGGCA GAAAAAATCACAGATCTCTCAAATTATCACATGTTGCGGCCATTAGCAATGTCTAGTGAAG aCAATGGTGAGGCGAGAAGAAACCTCCTTGACTCAACTGAAGATATTCTGAAGAAAGTTCGTGAAAATCCCCAG ACAAACGAAAACATGGAACTTCTCTACTGTGCATTGAAGAATATTGTCAAATTTATGGAGTATTACTG a
- the LOC120269942 gene encoding uncharacterized protein LOC120269942 isoform X3, whose product MATSGDPSRPQPGTAAGGGGIPAHGVVWTTEEDEILREGLEKHYQNPTLAACEEIAAALPRKTILDVGLRCEWLLVAEKITDLSNYHMLRPLAMSSEGINADRENFLFSSQTWVLDLMRLLMRAKKTMVRREETSLTQLKIF is encoded by the exons ATGGCGACGAGCGGTGATCCATCGAGACCTCAACCTGGAACCGCCGCTGGAGGTGGTGGTATTCCGGCACACGGAGTAGTGTGGACGACCGAGGAGGATGAGATCTTGAGGGAAGGTCTCGAAAA GCACTACCAGAATCCCACTCTTGCCGCATGTGAGGAAATTGCAGCAGCATTGCCTAGAAAGACAATCCTCGATGTGGGCCTGAGGTGTGAATGGTTGTTGGTGGCA GAAAAAATCACAGATCTCTCAAATTATCACATGTTGCGGCCATTAGCAATGTCTAGTGAAGGTATTAATGCAGATAGAG aaaattttcttttctcgtCTCAGACATGGGTCTTAGATTTGATGAGGTTATTGATGCGGGCAAAAAAG aCAATGGTGAGGCGAGAAGAAACCTCCTTGACTCAACTGAAGATATTCTGA
- the LOC120269942 gene encoding uncharacterized protein LOC120269942 isoform X1, with product MATSGDPSRPQPGTAAGGGGIPAHGVVWTTEEDEILREGLEKHYQNPTLAACEEIAAALPRKTILDVGLRCEWLLVAEKITDLSNYHMLRPLAMSSEDNGEARRNLLDSTEDILKKVRENPQTNENMELLYCALKNIVKFMEYYWTNGAQK from the exons ATGGCGACGAGCGGTGATCCATCGAGACCTCAACCTGGAACCGCCGCTGGAGGTGGTGGTATTCCGGCACACGGAGTAGTGTGGACGACCGAGGAGGATGAGATCTTGAGGGAAGGTCTCGAAAA GCACTACCAGAATCCCACTCTTGCCGCATGTGAGGAAATTGCAGCAGCATTGCCTAGAAAGACAATCCTCGATGTGGGCCTGAGGTGTGAATGGTTGTTGGTGGCA GAAAAAATCACAGATCTCTCAAATTATCACATGTTGCGGCCATTAGCAATGTCTAGTGAAG aCAATGGTGAGGCGAGAAGAAACCTCCTTGACTCAACTGAAGATATTCTGAAGAAAGTTCGTGAAAATCCCCAG ACAAACGAAAACATGGAACTTCTCTACTGTGCATTGAAGAATATTGTCAAATTTATGGAGTATTACTG GACTAATGGTGCCCAAAAGTGA
- the LOC120270088 gene encoding uncharacterized protein LOC120270088 isoform X1 → MASPLMEKPSSREECRVQKYAERLDVLKINSNAEQQKKQQQQQQQLQIQQQQTATLDFLDRLFSPPTPTVSTVTTVSSASSAPTPRTPELRSMATGGYPCRPQGIITGGGDIPVNGVYGYASMGNVYNGVAIAGSSEGGRQGLQHLPQQFTVWTPDEHRIFMEGLQKYCTDPIVDKYAKIAAALPRKTIRDVALRLKWLMARKERRKRIRDGCHNSIINNNKKERIIYPSNSHALQMPHMPGDGNVIRGDNGDIRRTLFDLNKDIFKKVSENSQASENIELLYHALNNLFEILRINVIPDKENKMPPLPVNLNAQLVQFILQCLNKPHGEKLHK, encoded by the exons ATGGCATCACCGCTGATGGAGAAGCCAAGCAGCAGAGAGGAATGCAG AGTTCAGAAGTATGCTGAAAGACTTGATGTTCTTAAGATCAATAGCAATGCAGAGCAACAAaagaagcagcagcagcagcagcagcaattGCAAATCCAGCAGCAGCAAACAGCAACCTTGGATTTCTTAGACCGGCTGTTTTCACCGCCAACACCGACGGTGAGCACTGTCACAACGGTGTCTTCGGCCTCTTCTGCGCCAACTCCAAG AACGCCGGAGCTCAGATCGATGGCAACGGGCGGCTACCCATGCAGACCTCAGGGGATCATCACCGGCGGTGGGGATATTCCGGTGAACGGAGTATATGGCTATGCGTCCATGGGAAACGTTTATAATGGCGTGGCGATCGCAGGGAGCAGCGAGGGCGGGCGGCAAGGCTTGCAGCATCTGCCCCAGCAGTTCACGGTGTGGACGCCAGACGAGCATAGGATCTTCATGGAAGGTCTCCAAAA GTACTGCACAGATCCAATTGTTGATAAATATGCCAAAATTGCGGCAGCATTGCCTCGAAAGACAATTCGAGATGTGGCCTTGAGGCTCAAATGGTTGATGGCT agaaaagaaaggagaaagagaaTTAGAGATGGCTGCCATAAttcaataataaacaataataaaaag GAAAGGATCATATATCCGTCAAATTCTCATGCATTGCAAATGCCACACATGCCCGGCGATGGTAATGTTATACGTGGAG ataATGGTGATATCAGAAGAACGCTCTTTGACTTGAATAAAGATATTTTCAAGAAAGTCAGTGAAAATTCTCAG gCAAGCGAAAACATCGAACTTCTCTACCATGCATTGAACAATCTTTTCGAAATTTTGAG GATCAATGTTATCCCggacaaagaaaataaaatgccacCACTTCCTGTGAATTTGAATGCCCAGCTTGTGCAGTTCATACTCCAGTGTTTAAATAAACCTCACGGTGAAAAATTACACAAGTGA
- the LOC120270096 gene encoding endochitinase EP3-like translates to MAPSIQTFMQALLILMAGALVTVTAQNCGCASNECCSQYGYCGTGEAYCGYKCQRGPCYTPTGNIGDIVTDSFFNGIAQCKQFYTRSAFLQAAAKYPYFGRSGTIDDKKREIAAYFAHVTQETGHMCLIEESNGASKDYCNRTETQYPCNPNKKYYGRGPLQLTWNYNYGPAGGDIGFDGLNQPETVANDVVVSFKSSLWYWMTNNAHRHMVVDQDFGATIRAINGKYECDGGNTAAVNSRVGYYKDYCNRLGVDPGNRLTC, encoded by the exons ATGGCACCATCCATCCAAACCTTCATGCAAGCTCTCCTAATATTAATGGCCGGAGCTCTGGTCACCGTCACAGCCCAGAACTGCGGCTGTGCGAGCAACGAGTGCTGCAGCCAGTACGGCTATTGCGGCACAGGAGAGGCCTACTGCGGCTATAAGTGCCAACGAGGGCCATGCTACACCCCCACCGGCAACATAGGTGACATTGTCACTGACTCATTCTTTAATGGCATCGCTCAGTGCAAACAGTTCTACACTCGCTCTGCCTTCCTTCAAGCTGCTGCTAAATACCCCTACTTCGGTCGTAGTGGGACCATTGATGACAAGAAAAGGGAGATCGCTGCTTATTTCGCTCATGTCACCCAAGAAACTGGGC ACATGTGTCTCATTGAAGAATCAAACGGTGCAAGCAAAGACTACTGCAACAGAACAGAGACGCAGTACCCATGCAATCCAAACAAGAAGTATTACGGACGTGGGCCACTTCAATTGACGTGGAACTACAACTATGGTCCCGCCGGAGGAGACATCGGATTTGATGGCCTGAACCAGCCGGAGACGGTGGCCAATGATGTGGTGGTCTCTTTCAAGAGCTCACTTTGGTATTGGATGACTAACAACGCTCACAGGCATATGGTCGTCGACCAAGATTTTGGAGCCACCATCCGAGCCATCAATGGCAAATATGAGTGTGATGGTGGGAACACGGCCGCCGTTAATTCTCGGGTTGGGTACTATAAAGACTATTGCAACAGGCTTGGTGTGGATCCAGGAAACCGTCTTACTTGTTAG